In the genome of Pseudomonadota bacterium, one region contains:
- a CDS encoding ATP-binding cassette domain-containing protein: MASATVIEVRGLRTEYGPMCIHDGLDLTVRRGEILGLCGGSGSGKTTLLREMNLLMRPSAGKVEVLGIDVLSAAEDALTPLRRRIGVMFQRGALFSALTVKQNVAVPLQEHTDLPARLIDELALLKIALAGLAPGAASLYPRELSGGMSKRAAVARALALDPEILFLDEPTAGLDPVSAEAFDALIVQLKCSLDLSIVLVTHDLDTLWRVTDRVAFLAAKRVAACAPIAELPRHPHPEIQAYFTGPRGRAATTAAWTRA; the protein is encoded by the coding sequence ATGGCCTCCGCCACCGTCATCGAAGTCAGGGGCCTCCGGACCGAATACGGCCCGATGTGCATCCACGATGGCCTCGACCTCACGGTGCGCCGCGGCGAGATCCTGGGGCTCTGCGGCGGCAGCGGCTCGGGGAAGACCACCCTCCTGCGCGAGATGAACCTCCTCATGCGCCCCAGCGCCGGCAAGGTCGAGGTCCTAGGGATCGACGTCCTGTCCGCCGCCGAGGACGCGCTCACGCCGTTGCGCCGGCGCATCGGCGTGATGTTTCAGCGCGGGGCACTGTTCAGCGCGCTGACCGTCAAGCAGAATGTCGCCGTGCCCCTCCAGGAACACACCGATCTGCCGGCGCGCCTGATCGACGAGCTGGCCCTGCTCAAGATCGCCCTCGCGGGTCTGGCCCCGGGCGCGGCGTCCCTGTACCCGCGCGAGCTGTCCGGGGGCATGTCGAAACGCGCGGCCGTGGCGCGGGCCCTGGCGCTGGACCCGGAGATCTTGTTCCTCGACGAGCCGACCGCGGGTCTCGACCCGGTGAGTGCGGAGGCCTTCGATGCGCTCATCGTGCAGCTCAAGTGCTCGCTCGATCTGAGCATCGTGCTCGTCACCCACGACCTCGACACCCTGTGGCGGGTCACCGACCGCGTGGCCTTCCTGGCCGCGAAACGGGTCGCGGCCTGCGCACCGATCGCGGAGCTTCCCCGACACCCGCACCCCGAGATCCAGGCCTATTTCACCGGTCCCCGGGGCCGGGCAGCCACGACGGCCGCATGGACCCGCGCATAA